AATGTGTTCATACCCAGGGAACGGGCTGCTTTCATTTGTCCTTCGCCTATTGATTGGATTGCCCCTCTGAATATTTGAGATTGATAGGCCGCAGAGCGTAATCCCATTGCCAGGATTGCAGCTACGAAAGGGCTCATGTTTATATTAAAGAATGAGGAACCAAAGTAGAATAAAAAAAGTAAAACAAGAGCAGGAACCGCCCTGAAAAAACGCTCAAATGGTTGAATAAGTAAAATATTGATTATCCGAGAACCATATACTCTTCCCAGTGCCAGGATTATTCCCAAAACAAAGCCCAAACTTAAAAAATATAAAGTAAGAATTACAGTAGTGACTGTACCTGATAACAAGGATGGTAATCCTTGCCAGATTAAGTTTAATTGTTCCATTTATATTTTATACTCCTGAATATAGGCTATTTTTTCTCAAGAATAACCAAAAATAAAAAATCCCGCAACCTCTTTATATATTATATTAAATATATAAAAAAGGGGCGAGATAAATTTCCCGTGGTACCACCCTGATTGGAATAAAAAAATATTTTAATCTTTCCCACTCATTTAAGTTCTGTAAAGGCAACTAACCTGTATTATTTATAGTTTGAGGCTCTATTTCAGCAACAACAGTTAAGGTAATCTCACAGAGCAATACCCTCACTTGCTAACCGGTTGTGCTTACTCTCCCCAGTAATTTTCAAGTTAGATTTTATACTATATTAAGTCTTTATATAATTTTTGTCAAGCAAACACTAACCGGTAATGATGTGTTAAAATAAAGAAAGAACTGTAAGAAAATTCCTGTTTCTAATTATTTAAAAGGAGAAAAAATGAAAAAACCAGTACAAAGAGTTGCCGCAATCCATGATTTATCAGGATTCGGCAGAGTTTCCCTGGCAGTGGTTATTCCAATTTTATCCACCATGGGCATCCAGGTTTGTCCATTGCCCACCGCAGTTCTTTCAACACATACCGGTAGTTTTAAAAATTATAAATTTATTGACTTAACCACACATATGACAGAATATATTGCACACTGGAAAGAAATTAACATTGATTTTGATTGTATCTACAGCGGGTTTTTAGGTTCCCCGCAGCAGATAGATATTATCTCGCATTTTATCGATGACTTTGCCAGGGAAGATACCCTGGTTGTTGTTGACCCGGTAATGGGTGACGGAGGAAAATTATATTCGTCAATGAACCAGAACATGGTTAGAGAAATGCGCAAGTATATACAAAAAGCAGATTTAATTACACCTAACTATACAGAAGTACTTTTCCTGCTGGGCGAGAAAGAGACTAAAACAATCAATGATGATCTAATAAAGGATTACCTGAGACGATTGGTAGATATGGGGCC
Above is a genomic segment from Atribacterota bacterium containing:
- a CDS encoding amino acid ABC transporter permease yields the protein MEQLNLIWQGLPSLLSGTVTTVILTLYFLSLGFVLGIILALGRVYGSRIINILLIQPFERFFRAVPALVLLFLFYFGSSFFNINMSPFVAAILAMGLRSAAYQSQIFRGAIQSIGEGQMKAARSLGMNTLQSIRHVILPQALRLSIPPWANEYAVVLKDSSLAYAVGVTELLRQGRYIVARTFGNALLIYTFCALIYFVLVFVGNQCLKLLEEKYRIPGYEIKTTKHQSVLERI
- a CDS encoding pyridoxamine kinase, with amino-acid sequence MKKPVQRVAAIHDLSGFGRVSLAVVIPILSTMGIQVCPLPTAVLSTHTGSFKNYKFIDLTTHMTEYIAHWKEINIDFDCIYSGFLGSPQQIDIISHFIDDFAREDTLVVVDPVMGDGGKLYSSMNQNMVREMRKYIQKADLITPNYTEVLFLLGEKETKTINDDLIKDYLRRLVDMGPRIVIITSVPTRNNTSVTNVIAYNKDDKRFWKVKCNYIPVYYPGTGDVFTSVVVGSLLQGDSLPIAMDRA